The Maridesulfovibrio hydrothermalis AM13 = DSM 14728 DNA window ATCACCACTTTCAGCTTTCCATTTCAAAAAATCGTTCCAACGGTTGAAAGGAGTTTGCTTCCGCAGCTCCGCACGCTTTCCGGCCATTTCCTTTTTTAGTGACTCGATAGCCTCAATCTTTTTGCCTGCAGCAAGGGCTATCAGCCTGCTTCTATCCTTTGGCCGGAGCGTACGGTCATTCCTGAGAGATTTTTATCTTGTCGTCCCAATAGGAAACATTCTGCTCCCAACGCTCGTCCTGTTCAGACCTGAGTTCTTCGTAGATTTTTTTTCTGACGGCTATAGCCTCACGATATTCTGCGTAAAGATGTCCCCGCTTTGTATGAAGCGGACGTGATACGTACCTGTCTTTTTCAACAACTTTATGCGTGGCCGGCATAGCTTTTTGGTACGGACCTAATATTTCCTCCAGTTTGGATTTGGTAAAATTACGATCTAATCTACTGGCTTTTACAGCTGTGTCAGAATGTTTATCTTTGATAATGCAGCCATTACCTCTGGTTTTGACCTCGATGCCAATCTGCGCCATCGAATTATGAAAATCCTGCCAGTTCAGAGACGTTTCTAATGCCTTGAAAATAAAATCCTTGCGCTCATTTAGATATGAATCAAAGGATTGCTGTCCGGAATGGGCCTCATAAGTGGCCGCCCGGTCATTGGTGCGCTTTGGTTCCTGATCCTTCTGTCTGCCGTTATCAAACTTCAAGCCGAACTTCTGTTCCAGCTCACGGTGCAGGCGGTCTCGCTTGTAGAAATCCCGGTAAGGCTCGTAGCGGGTCAGCTTTTCCGGGTGGATCATATTATATGCGATATGCATATGAATATTGTTGGTATTCTTGTGAACACCACAATGCCGCTGGTGCTCCTCAAAGCCTAAAGCCTTGGAAAATTCCTGCTCGATCTCCTTGAAATTTTCCGGAGTGAGGACAGATTCATCTTCCGGTCTGAAGGACACTATTAAGTGATAGGTCTTCTCCTTGCTCGTGCGCTGATTCAGATCCTGAGTATCAAGAACCTCCTGAATAGCCAGCTCGTAATCCTTACCAGCCCAGCAACCGGCGCACCAGGACATCAAGGTCTTTTCACCCTTGTGCTTAGCGTCAGCAATGTAATCGGCTAACCGCCGATAATTATCATTCTGGGGCTTGCAAGAAATCCTGCGACTAATCATATAGAACGAACCTTCTCAATTATCTTTCGTTGTAACCGGCGGAGATCTTCCAACAGAGCTTCAACATCAGTACGGTGCTCGTCATCATCAAGAATCCACATCTTCAGTAAACCGCCTAGACGGCCCTGATCTGCATTCAACTTAAGAAGCTCTAAACGGGCTTGTTGATCAGTACGGCTT harbors:
- the traI gene encoding TraI/MobA(P) family conjugative relaxase, whose product is MISRRISCKPQNDNYRRLADYIADAKHKGEKTLMSWCAGCWAGKDYELAIQEVLDTQDLNQRTSKEKTYHLIVSFRPEDESVLTPENFKEIEQEFSKALGFEEHQRHCGVHKNTNNIHMHIAYNMIHPEKLTRYEPYRDFYKRDRLHRELEQKFGLKFDNGRQKDQEPKRTNDRAATYEAHSGQQSFDSYLNERKDFIFKALETSLNWQDFHNSMAQIGIEVKTRGNGCIIKDKHSDTAVKASRLDRNFTKSKLEEILGPYQKAMPATHKVVEKDRYVSRPLHTKRGHLYAEYREAIAVRKKIYEELRSEQDERWEQNVSYWDDKIKISQE
- a CDS encoding plasmid mobilization protein, whose protein sequence is MPSKKQVIKTYVSKEEYDQISATAKQCSLSMSAFMKAVCLGHEIKSRTDQQARLELLKLNADQGRLGGLLKMWILDDDEHRTDVEALLEDLRRLQRKIIEKVRSI